The Sander lucioperca isolate FBNREF2018 chromosome 15, SLUC_FBN_1.2, whole genome shotgun sequence genome window below encodes:
- the cog2 gene encoding conserved oligomeric Golgi complex subunit 2, producing MNLPKGPDSLCFDKDVFMKDDFDVDQFVSGCRKQVQLEEMREDLELYYKLLKTAMVELINKDYADFVNLSTNLVGMDKALNQLSVPLGQLREEVMSLRSCVSEVIKAIDNQLTKQEDLQKKKVCVLRLIQVVSSVEKIEKILHSQSSKESSSLEISSPLLAGQILERIATEFNQLQFHAVQSKGMPLLDKVRPRIAGITSMLQQSLEGVLIEGLQTSNVDMVRHCLRTYATIDKTRDAEALVGQVLVKPYMDQVIVAEVVKSSPNGLQLMYSRLLEFVPHHCRLLREVTGGAISSDKADAVPGYDFLVNSVWPEIIKGIEERLAYLFNPGNPDIFYERYSASMEFVRRFERQCSSQASVKRLRVHPSYTSFHNKWNLPVYFQLRYKEIAGSLENAISDGLEAAPAGSAYHLQVSEVLWSCLMRCWLDKVYLSPLAHRFWKLTLQLYARYAKFLDEVLTKSPTPEVTKEPTRPLPSSASSTSSRTSVDEGGSESGSPASLSTKQLVYIAADIQKLQEQISEVSEMVRQRLEAIGFKNFAIVEDALTDSKTCLSSSIPTLNTRMTQHLTERSCRFLKSASEVPRLYRRTNKDLPVRASAYMDNALRPLHQLLTDSTGLVTPITAQEWLRVALSDCTQRYYETISEVLSSVRKMEESLKRLKQARKGASTTTTAGANGGPTDDSKIRLQLALDVEYLGEQIQKMGLQPSDISMFSTLMDLVREARELAEHT from the exons ATGAATCTACCAAAGGGACCAGATTCTTTGTGCTTCGACAAGGATGTTTTTATGAAG GATGACTTTGACGTTGACCAGTTTGTGTCGGGGTGTCGGAAGCAGGTCCAGCTGGAGGAGATGAGGGAGGACCTGGAGCTCTACTATAAGCTGCTGAAAACGGCCATGGTGGAGCTCATCAACAAGGACTATGCCGACTTTGTTAACCTCTCCACCAACCTG GTGGGGATGGACAAAGCCCTCAATCAGCTGTCTGTGCCATTGGGACAGTTACGAGAGGAGGTTATG AGTCTGCGGTCCTGTGTGAGTGAGGTGATTAAGGCAATAGACAACCAGCTAACCAAACAGGAagatttgcagaaaaaaaag GTGTGTGTACTGAGGCTGATTCAGGTGGTGAGTTCAGTGGAGAAGATTGAGAAGATCCTCCACTCACAGAGCTCCAAGGAATCCAGCTCTCTGGAAATCAGCAG TCCCTTGTTAGCGGGTCAGATCCTGGAGAGGATTGCTACAGAATTCAACCAGCTGCAGTTCCACGCTGTACAGAGCAAAGGCATGCCCCTACTGGACAAAGTCAGACCT CGTATCGCAGGGATCACCTCCATGCTGCAGCAATCTCTGGAGGGCGTGCTGATCGAGGGTCTGCAAACATCCAATGTGGACATGGTGCGTCACTGCCTGAGGACGTATGCCACCATAGACAAGACTCGAGATGCTGAGGCCCTGGTAGGACAGGTGCTCGTCAAGCCATACATGGACCAG GTAATAGTAGCAGAGGTGGTGAAGTCCAGTCCGAATGGTCTCCAGTTGATGTACTCTAGACTGTTGGAGTTTGTTCCTCATCACTGTAGACTGCTTAGAGAGGTGACTGGAGGAGCCATATCCAG TGATAAAGCTGACGCTGTGCCAGGTTATGATTTTCTGGTGAACTCTGTGTGGCCGGAGATAATCAAAGGGATAGAGGAGAGGTTGGCCTACCTCTTCAACCCTGGAAACCCTGACATATTCTATGAG CGTTACAGCGCGAGTATGGAGTTTGTGCGAAGGTTTGAGCGTCAGTGCAGCTCGCAGGCCAGTGTGAAGAGACTGAGAGTTCACCCATCATATACCAGCTTCCACAACAAATGGAACCTGCCTGTCTACTTTCAGCTACG GTACAAGGAAATAGCAGGAAGTCTAGAGAATGCCATCAGTGATGGACTAGAGGCAGCACCAG CTGGGAGTGCATACCACCTGCAGGTATCTGAGGTGTTGTGGTCCTGCCTAATGAGATGTTGGTTGGACAAAGTCTACCTGTCACCTCTGGCCCATCGCTTCTGGAAGCTTACGCTGCAGCTCTACGCACGATATGCCAAGTTTCTTGATGAG GTGTTGacaaagagtccaacccctgaGGTGACCAAAGAGCCAACCAGGCCTCTGCCGAGCTCGGCCTCCTCCACTTCCAGCCGAACGTCAGTGGATGAGGGCGGCAGTGAGAGTGGGAGTCCAGCCTCCCTGTCCACCAAACAGCTGGTCTACATCGCAGCTGACATTCAAAAGCTGCAggagcag ATATCAGAGGTGTCAGAGATGGTCAGACAGAGGTTAGAAGCCATCGGATTCAAAAATTTTGCTATTGTGGAAG ATGCTCTAACAGACTCCAAGACTTGTCTGTCAAGTAGCATTCCCACTCTGAACACCAGGATGACCCAGCATCTGACTGAACGCAGTTGCCGCTTCCTGAAGAGTGCCTCCGAGGTTCCACGACTCTACCGCAGGACTAATAAG GATCTGCCAGTGCGTGCATCCGCCTACATGGACAATGCCTTACGCCCGTTACATCAGTTACTGACTGACTCCACAGGGCTGGTCACCCCCATTACAGCACAAGAGTGGCTGCGAGTTGCACTGTCTGACTGCACACAGAG GTACTATGAGACCATCTCAGAGGTGCTGAGCTCAGtgagaaagatggaggagagTCTGAAGCGATTAAAACAAGCCAGAAAAGGTGCGAGCACAACTACCACGGCGGGAGCAAACGGTGGACCTACAGACGACAGCAAGATCCGACTGCAACTGGCACTGGATGTGGAATACCTAGGGGAACAG ATCCAGAAGATGGGTCTTCAGCCAAGTGACATCTCCATGTTCTCCACTCTGATGGACCTGGTAAGAGAGGCACGAGAGCTCGCTGAACACACCTAG